In Candidatus Alcyoniella australis, the DNA window GTTTTTTCGGTGTAGGGCCGAAAGTAGATCTCGAACAGTGCGCGGCCGAAGCGCGAACAGATCCAGCTTTCGAAGTCGTCGTCCCGCGAGCGGCCCAGCAGGCGGCCCAGCGCGGCTGTGCCGTAGTCGCGCACGATGCGCGCCGTGTCGCGTGCGCCGAACCCGAGCATCGCGTTGGCCGGCCGCAGCGGGTAGTCGAAAAAGCGGTCGCCGAGCATGATCCGGCTGCGGCGGTCGACCGTCAGCAGGTCGTCGCCCAAAAGCTCTTGCAGCCAAGCGATCAGCCCCGGGTCGGCCGAGAAGAAACGGTGCCCGCCCAGGTCGAAGGTGAAGCCGCCCATGCGCACGTTGCGCGCCAAGCCGCCCAGTTGCGGCAGACGCTCGAAGATGTGCACCTCGCGGCCGCGCGCGCTGAGCATGTCCGCGGCGCTTAGTCCGGCCAATCCGGCGCCGAAGATTACGGTTCGTTCGCTCAATCGTCCTCCGTCACCTGTAGGCCGATCCGTTTGACGATCCACGGGTCGGGCGGCGCGTTGACTCGCGCGTCACGCCGTCCACGCATGCGCCAGGCGACCTGCTCAATCTCGCGGCTGCGGCCCAAAATCCACAACGCGCTCTCAGCCGCGCACGCGGCGAGATAAACAGCCCGCAATCCCGGTCCACGCAGCCTGCGCGAGAGCAGCTCGGCATTGCGTCCCAGGAAGTAGGTCTTAACAATTCGCGCCATCGAACTCGTGGGCCCCGCGTGCTCGACCGTGGCCCGGGGCTCGACAAAGCAACGCAACCCGCGCGCCCGCGCGCGTTCGCACCAATCGAGCTCATCGTGATAGCAGTAGAGTTCACTATCAAGCCCTCCGACCAGGTTCCAGCCGCGACGGGTAATCAACAGGCAGCAACCCAGGGGGAAGTCCACGGGTCCGGCGGAGTAGCGCGCGTTTGCCGACGGCTCGCCCTGGCCGCGAATGCGAGCCAGGAATTGGTTGGGACGAATCGCTCCGGCAAACCCCTCGAGGATTGAGCAATCGTCGCCGCGCCGGACCAGCGCGCCCACGCAGGCGCAATCAGCATGACGGTCGGCCAAACGCGAAAGCGCCCGCACCGCGTCCGGATCGACGAACGCGTCGGGGTTGCACAGCAGCGCGTGGCGCGCGCCCGCGTTAAAGGCGCGCTCCAGGCCGACGTTGGCCGCGGCCGCGTACCCGCGGTTGCCCGGCTGATAGAAGAAGTCGAATCCCGGCTCATAGATTGCGGCCCAGGGACGGCCGTGTTCCAGCAGCGGCATGTCGGCGATCACGATCCCGCGTTGCACTCCAGAGCGGCGCAGGGCCTCCAGGCAACGCGGCAAGCTCGGCGGCTTGCCGTGAACCACGACCACTGCCCAGGTATGCGCAACATCGGTCTGCTCGTTGCCGCCGGGCTTGGGCGTGACCACCCAGGGTTGGGGACCGGGTCGTAGCGCCGAGAACTGGCCGCGCAACGCGGCCAGCATGTCGGCCAGGAAGATCAGCGGTGCGGGGATCAGCCGCAACCACAGCGCCAGCGGCTCGCGCGCTTGTAATAGCGCTCCGGCCGCGAACAGCGCTGCGCAAAGCAGCGGAGCCGCGATCAGCCACCAGGGGAAGGCCACGCCGCTCAGCGGCGCGAGCAGCGCCAGCGCCAGCCCCACCAGCAGCGCCGCGCGGTCGGCGTAGCCCAGCAAATACAGCAGACCGGCCAGTCGCGCCAGAAGCCCGCCGGAGGGGTCCCACCACGGTTCAGAGGCAAAGGCCCGCGACCAGCCGGCGTGTTGGTCGATGTAGGCCCGCACGCTTTGCGGGGCCAGGTGCTCGACCAGCGGCTCGCGCACGAAGCGCACTTTGCTGCCCTGCGCGTGCAGCGCTTTACTTAGCGGCACATCCTCGGCGCGGCTCCCCTCGGGGAACATTCCGGCCCTTCGCAGCGTGTCGAGCCTGATGGCAAATCCGTGGCCCAGCAGCGGCGGATTGCCGGCCAGCTCCAGGATGCGCACGATCCCCGCCTGGTGCACGATCTGTTCGAGCAGGCAGTAGGCGGTAACTGCGTTCCGGGTTCCGTTGTGGATCCGCAGCCCGAACTGCACCGCGTCGGCCCCGGCGTTGATCTGCGCGGCCGCGCTAATGGGCCAGTCCGGCGGTACGCGGTCGTCCGCGTCGAGCACCAGCACAACCTCGGCCCATTGCTCATCGGCCAGGGCTGCGTTGAGCGCCGCGGGCTTGCCCGCGCCCGCTCGCTCGGGCGGCACCTGGAATACGCTCCAGTTGCCGCGCCCCTTGCATGCCGCATCAAGCAGCTCGGCTGTGTTGTCGTTTGATCCGTCGTCGATCAGCAGCACTCGCAATCGATCCGGCGGAGCCTCGATCAGCACCAGGCGGGAGATGGTCTCGGGCAGCACCGCGGCCTCGTTGCGGCACGGCACCAGCAGCAGCAGGTTGGGCCAGGGCTCGGATTCGGTGGGTACCGGCTCGGATGTGCGCGGCAGCAACAGCAGCAGTAGCGAGATTATCCGGCGCAGGGTGTAGAGGGTCAGCACCGCGCCGCAAAGCACGGCTGCCAGATAGAGCACGGCGCGCAGCGCGCCCATCGGTCCGCCGTTGATCAGCCCGACAATCGCGGCCAGCAGCGCGAGCACGATCAGGACCGGGGTCGACCGTCTCATGGCAGCGTCGCCTCGTCAGCGGATTGTGGCGAGCTGTAGGGGATGAATCGGATCCCCATGTATGGCTGCACCGATATCGGTTCTCCGCGTTCCAGCCGCTGATCCAGCTGGCGTTCCACCGAGCGTTGCGGGTCGTGCAGGTAGCCCATGTAGTCGGCGAGCCAGACCGTGTCGCGCTCCGCGATCAGCTTCTCCAGGCGCAGATGCAGTTCGTCGGAATCGTCGGGGACCGTCAGACGGCTGGAATCGAGGATGATCTGTTTCAGCGGCGCATCGCCCCGGTAGTAGTACAGCAGGTCCGGCGTGCTGTGGCGGCTGAAGACCAACAGCAGGTCGCGCGGCCCGGTGCGCGAGGCCATGGCGCTGAACGCCTCGCGCCACTGCGGTTTGGAGTAGAGCGGATCGTTGCGCGTCTGCGCGATGCCCAGCGCGCCGCACAGCAGCAGCGCGGCCAGGCAGGCCCCGGCCAGGATCCGCGAGCGTTCCCAGGCCGCGTCGAAACCAAGGCCGACGCAGGCGGCGAACGCCGGGACCACGAACACCATGTACTTGGCCGAGAACAGCGGTACGAACAGCGATACGGCCAGCACCAGTGCGAAGGGCAGAAGCAGGTAGGCGGCGAACAATCGGTTCCCGCGATCCTTGCGCCGGACCAGACTCCAGCCGACAAGCAGCAGGGCCGGCGCACTGAGCGCCAGCTGAACCAGTCCGTAGTTCGGCCCGCTGCGCGCCAGCAGCGGCTCGAGCAGGCCGCTTAGCGTTGATGGTCGCCAGGGAAACGAGTTGAACGTCCAGGCCAGCCAGGTCTGCAACAGCATCTGACCCAGGGATGTGAACTCGCGCCAGCTCTGGCCGTGAATGAACTGCGAAACCAGGAACAGCGTCCAGGGTGCGAACAGCAGCAACGGCACGGCAATGTGTTTGAGCTGGCGCAGGCTGCGCCTGGACCACAGCAGGTAGAGCCCTTGGAAGGCCACGATGAAAAAGGCGAAGTAATTGGTGTACAGCGCGGCGGCCGTGACCAGCGCGTGGGCCGGGCTCAGTCGGTCGCGGCGTCCCCTGGCAATCGGGATCAACAGCAGCACCGACAGCGCGCCCAGGGTGGTCAGCATGCTCAGGTTGCGCAGATCCTGGCTGATCCAGTTGTGCAGCGGATTGAGCGCCAACACCAGCGCGGCGATCAGCGCGGCGCGCGTGCCGTGCAGTTGCCGCACAGCCAGGTAGAGCACCAGGACCGCAAGGGTTCCCCACAGTGCGGGGATCGCGCGCAGCCAGGTCTCGGATTCGCCGAACTGGCGCATCAGCCGCACGCTGATGTAGAACAGCGGCGGGTGCGGGTCGGTGCTGTAATAGGCCAGGGACGAGGCCAGGGGGAACTTGGTGACGTTGATCGAGCACAGCTCGTCGCCCCAGAAACATTGATCGCCCAGGCCGATGAAGCGCAACGCTCCGGCCAGCAGCGTGACCGCGCACGGTGCGATCCAATCGCGGCGCATCAGTCGGCTTCAACTCCAGTGGACGCCTCGGCGATGATGCCCGCCGAGATCAGCATCTTGAACGCCTGCTCCACGCTGACCTCGATGTTGATCAGCTCGCGCTTGGGAACGATCACGTAGTAGCCCGAGGTCGGATTGGGCGTGGTGGGCACGAATACGCTCGAACACGGTTCGGGCAGCACGCTTTTAAGCACTCCGACGTTGTCGTTGGTCACGAACGCCAGGGTCCAGATCCCGGGGCGCGGATATTCGATCAGCGCCACGCGCTTGAAGTTGCCGGTGTTGGCCACGAACAGCGTGGTCAGCAGTTGCTTGATCGCGCTGTAAACCGAGCGCATCAGCGGGATGCGTTCGATGATATATTCCGTCAGCGACATCGCCCGGCGACCGATCAGGTTGCGCGCCAGCGCGCCGATCAGGATCAGCAGCAGCAGCGTGATGATCACGCCCAGTCCCGGGAAGTTGAAGTGCACCCAGTGCTCGGGACCGAAGGGGTCGGGCAGCAGCGAGAGCAGCCTGTCGGTCGTGCGGTCCACAAAGCCGATCACCAGCCACAGTACCCAGATTGAGACGACCAGCGGCACCGTGACCACGATTCCGGTCAGCAGGTAACGCTTGAGAATCTCCTTGACCACGTTCCATAGTCGGCCCAGGCGGCTCAAACAACACCTCCGTTTAATGTTACAGCGTGGATTATAACTGCTGACGCGCGGAGCGCACAGACGAAACGGGCGCCCGGATCGGACGCCCGTGGGATGTCAACAGGACCGGTTGCGGCGGCCGTGGCCGGTCGCGGTCTGTGCGGCGGTCAGGAGATCGCCAGCTTGGGGGCCGAGCTTTTAACGCGGTTGTGCTCGTCCACGAACAGCAGCTTGGGCTTGTGCGCGGCGATCTCATCGGGCTCCAGGTCGAGCCAGGAGGCGATGATGACCTTGTCTCCGGCGGCAACCAGCCGCGCCGCAGCGCCGTTGACCGTGATCTCGCCCGATCCCGGTTTTCCGACAATGGCGTAGGTTGAAAAGCGCGTGCCGGCATCGACGTTCCAGATGTCGAGCTTCTCGTAGGGAAGGATGTCGGCTTTGGCCATCAGTTCGGAGTCGATGGCGATGCTTCCCTCGTAATGCACGTCGGCGCCGGTTACCACGCAACGGTGGATTTTGCTCTTGAGCATGGTGCGTTTCATGGTGCTCGTCTCCCATCAGCTACGGACAACTCAACGTTGTCCAATAAGCGTGTCTTCCCCAGGTAGGCCGCGGCGGCCAGGCAGGCGTCTTGTTCCACCCGCCCCTGCAAAGGCTGTAGGTTTTCCGCGTCAACTATCTCAACGTAATCGATCCTGGCCAGCGGCTGGGCCTCAATGCTCGCCTTGGCCAGGTCGATTAATTTTTTCACTTCGCGTTCGTTTTGGTTGAACGCCTGTTTGGCGCTTTCCAGGCCGCGTTTGATGCACAGTGCGGCCGTTCGTTCATCGGGTTGCAGGTAGGCGTTGCGGCTGCTCATCGCCAGGCCGTCGGGCTCGCGTGCCGTGGTCCCGCCCACGACCTCGATCTCGAGGTGCAGGTCGCGCACCAGCCGTCGAATGACGCTCCACTGCTGGTAGTCTTTTTTACCGAAGACCGCGACGTGTGGCTTGACCATGTTGAACAGCTTGAGACAGATCGTGGCCACGCCGCGGAAGTGCACCGGCCGCGATACGCCGCACAGGCCGTCGGACAACCCCTCGACGCGCACGTAGGTGCTGTAGCCCTCGGGATACATCTCGTCGGCCGAGGGGCAGAAGACAACGTGCGTGCCGTGCTGCGCGAACTTGGCGTAGTCGCCCTGGAAGTCGCGCGGGTAGCGCGCAAGGTCCTCGTTGGGTCCGAACTGGGTGGGATTGACGAAGATGCTGGCCACGACCAGGTCGGCCCTCTCGCGCGCGATGTCCACCAGGCCCAGGTGGCCGGTATGCAAATAGCCCATGGTCGGTACGAAGCCGATGCGCAGCCCCTCTGCGCGGCGCTCGTCGGACCAGCGCTGCATCTGGGTAATGGTTTCAATTACCATTGGCTGTGCTTTATCGCTCAAAAATAAAAACCCCCGGCCGTACCGAGGGAACGCGATCGAATATCGAGGGCTCCGCGACATGTGCCGATCGCCGTAGGTTTGACGTCGACGTCAGGTTCCCTGATCTGTGCGTCCGTCCCGGTCCGGCCTAGCCGGATCCAAGCGGTATGAAGTGCTTGACTCCCCTCTCGTGGCTGAGGATCTCCCGCAGGAGTTCCTCAAAGTCGTCTGTGTTGGCGACGAAGTCGATCTCGCTGGTGTTGACCACCAGCAGGGGCGACTCCTCGTAGTTGAAAAAGAACCGGTTGTAGGTCTGGTTCAACTCCTCCAAGTAATCGGAGGTTATCGGCCTTTCCTGCGGCGTGCCGCGTTGCCGGATTCTTTTCAACAGCACCTTTGTCGGCGCTGCCAAATATACTACCAGGTCCGGCTTGGGAATATCAGTGATTAGCAGATCGTACAGTCGGTTGTAGAGGGTCAGCTCGCGCTCCGAGAGGTTGAGCTGGGCGAAGATCCGGTCCTTGGCGAACAGGTAGTCGGCGACCACGCCCTCGCTGAACAGGTCCGGCTGCGCCAATTCCTTCTGTTGCTGCCAGCGCGACAGCAGAAAGAAAATCTGCGTTTGAAACGCGAACTTACGCCGGTCTCGATAGAAATCTTCAAGGAACGGATTTTCAGACGCCTGCTCGAAAAGCGGCCGGGCCCCGATCCGCTGGGCGAGCATTCGCGTCATGCTCGTCTTCCCCACGCCGATTGGACCTTCGATGACGATATGTCGGCCCCGGGCCATCTTCGTTTCCTTGTCCTATCGGTGACTGGGGGGGGAGACGCAAATTCCGTGCAATGCTACCCGCTTTGATTTTTCATGTCAAAGGTTGCCTTGCAGCCGCGCCAGCTCGTCGGCAACGGCGATAAAATCCGGCAGCGCGAGCTGCTCGGCCCGCGCCCGGGGATCAACGCCCACACGTTGCAGCAACGTGGC includes these proteins:
- a CDS encoding aspartate 1-decarboxylase, yielding MKRTMLKSKIHRCVVTGADVHYEGSIAIDSELMAKADILPYEKLDIWNVDAGTRFSTYAIVGKPGSGEITVNGAAARLVAAGDKVIIASWLDLEPDEIAAHKPKLLFVDEHNRVKSSAPKLAIS
- a CDS encoding glycosyltransferase family 39 protein; translation: MRRDWIAPCAVTLLAGALRFIGLGDQCFWGDELCSINVTKFPLASSLAYYSTDPHPPLFYISVRLMRQFGESETWLRAIPALWGTLAVLVLYLAVRQLHGTRAALIAALVLALNPLHNWISQDLRNLSMLTTLGALSVLLLIPIARGRRDRLSPAHALVTAAALYTNYFAFFIVAFQGLYLLWSRRSLRQLKHIAVPLLLFAPWTLFLVSQFIHGQSWREFTSLGQMLLQTWLAWTFNSFPWRPSTLSGLLEPLLARSGPNYGLVQLALSAPALLLVGWSLVRRKDRGNRLFAAYLLLPFALVLAVSLFVPLFSAKYMVFVVPAFAACVGLGFDAAWERSRILAGACLAALLLCGALGIAQTRNDPLYSKPQWREAFSAMASRTGPRDLLLVFSRHSTPDLLYYYRGDAPLKQIILDSSRLTVPDDSDELHLRLEKLIAERDTVWLADYMGYLHDPQRSVERQLDQRLERGEPISVQPYMGIRFIPYSSPQSADEATLP
- a CDS encoding DUF502 domain-containing protein, coding for MSRLGRLWNVVKEILKRYLLTGIVVTVPLVVSIWVLWLVIGFVDRTTDRLLSLLPDPFGPEHWVHFNFPGLGVIITLLLLILIGALARNLIGRRAMSLTEYIIERIPLMRSVYSAIKQLLTTLFVANTGNFKRVALIEYPRPGIWTLAFVTNDNVGVLKSVLPEPCSSVFVPTTPNPTSGYYVIVPKRELINIEVSVEQAFKMLISAGIIAEASTGVEAD
- a CDS encoding glycosyltransferase, which gives rise to MRRSTPVLIVLALLAAIVGLINGGPMGALRAVLYLAAVLCGAVLTLYTLRRIISLLLLLLPRTSEPVPTESEPWPNLLLLVPCRNEAAVLPETISRLVLIEAPPDRLRVLLIDDGSNDNTAELLDAACKGRGNWSVFQVPPERAGAGKPAALNAALADEQWAEVVLVLDADDRVPPDWPISAAAQINAGADAVQFGLRIHNGTRNAVTAYCLLEQIVHQAGIVRILELAGNPPLLGHGFAIRLDTLRRAGMFPEGSRAEDVPLSKALHAQGSKVRFVREPLVEHLAPQSVRAYIDQHAGWSRAFASEPWWDPSGGLLARLAGLLYLLGYADRAALLVGLALALLAPLSGVAFPWWLIAAPLLCAALFAAGALLQAREPLALWLRLIPAPLIFLADMLAALRGQFSALRPGPQPWVVTPKPGGNEQTDVAHTWAVVVVHGKPPSLPRCLEALRRSGVQRGIVIADMPLLEHGRPWAAIYEPGFDFFYQPGNRGYAAAANVGLERAFNAGARHALLCNPDAFVDPDAVRALSRLADRHADCACVGALVRRGDDCSILEGFAGAIRPNQFLARIRGQGEPSANARYSAGPVDFPLGCCLLITRRGWNLVGGLDSELYCYHDELDWCERARARGLRCFVEPRATVEHAGPTSSMARIVKTYFLGRNAELLSRRLRGPGLRAVYLAACAAESALWILGRSREIEQVAWRMRGRRDARVNAPPDPWIVKRIGLQVTEDD
- a CDS encoding deoxynucleoside kinase, which codes for MARGRHIVIEGPIGVGKTSMTRMLAQRIGARPLFEQASENPFLEDFYRDRRKFAFQTQIFFLLSRWQQQKELAQPDLFSEGVVADYLFAKDRIFAQLNLSERELTLYNRLYDLLITDIPKPDLVVYLAAPTKVLLKRIRQRGTPQERPITSDYLEELNQTYNRFFFNYEESPLLVVNTSEIDFVANTDDFEELLREILSHERGVKHFIPLGSG
- the panC gene encoding pantoate--beta-alanine ligase; this translates as MVIETITQMQRWSDERRAEGLRIGFVPTMGYLHTGHLGLVDIARERADLVVASIFVNPTQFGPNEDLARYPRDFQGDYAKFAQHGTHVVFCPSADEMYPEGYSTYVRVEGLSDGLCGVSRPVHFRGVATICLKLFNMVKPHVAVFGKKDYQQWSVIRRLVRDLHLEIEVVGGTTAREPDGLAMSSRNAYLQPDERTAALCIKRGLESAKQAFNQNEREVKKLIDLAKASIEAQPLARIDYVEIVDAENLQPLQGRVEQDACLAAAAYLGKTRLLDNVELSVADGRRAP